A region of Deltaproteobacteria bacterium DNA encodes the following proteins:
- a CDS encoding ABC transporter ATP-binding protein, with the protein MLEARELMVFYENMLALNNVSVGCGENQIVGIFGANSAGKSTLMYTLSGIIEDIRKKEEMAGGERITVMGRLTFRGEDITDLKPSQRARRGLILCPERRRIFTESSVLENLRIGGYLASPSQAGDTLDYVFHLFPALVKLKKRLGGFLSGGEQQMLAIGRALMAQPRLLLLDEPLMGLSPLIQSILVKATREIRNEKGISIIVTEQYARPVLPIVDYAFILENGSAVMEGSREDLMNNPDVRSAYFGV; encoded by the coding sequence ATGCTTGAAGCAAGGGAGCTGATGGTCTTTTATGAGAATATGCTGGCCCTGAACAATGTGTCTGTGGGCTGCGGGGAGAACCAGATCGTGGGAATCTTCGGGGCCAACAGCGCCGGGAAGTCCACACTCATGTATACTCTGTCCGGTATCATCGAGGATATCCGTAAAAAGGAGGAGATGGCGGGGGGGGAACGGATCACGGTGATGGGCCGCCTTACCTTCAGGGGCGAGGATATCACCGACCTGAAACCAAGTCAGAGGGCCAGGCGTGGATTGATCCTCTGCCCGGAGCGACGAAGAATCTTCACTGAGAGCAGTGTCCTGGAGAACCTGAGAATCGGGGGATACCTTGCCAGTCCATCCCAGGCCGGGGATACGCTGGACTATGTGTTCCACTTGTTCCCGGCCCTGGTGAAGCTCAAGAAGAGGCTCGGTGGTTTTCTGAGCGGCGGAGAGCAGCAGATGCTGGCCATCGGCAGGGCCCTCATGGCCCAACCCAGACTTCTCCTCCTGGATGAACCCCTCATGGGACTCAGTCCCCTGATCCAGTCGATCCTCGTGAAGGCCACTCGGGAGATCCGGAACGAAAAGGGAATATCGATTATCGTGACCGAGCAGTATGCAAGACCGGTCCTGCCTATAGTAGACTATGCCTTTATTCTGGAAAACGGATCTGCGGTGATGGAAGGGTCCCGGGAGGATTTGATGAACAACCCGGATGTGCGGTCCGCCTATTTTGGGGTTTAG
- a CDS encoding ABC transporter ATP-binding protein — MNREPMLEVRGVTKTFGGILALNNVSFDLFPGDILGIIGPNGSGKTTLVNCITGFVKMTSGRVRFKGRNITGKPAHKIADMGITRTFQIMRPYYSLPAYKNLVIPLYSPRARRTGGWRGGGKLGDRDTVGIDILEEIGFERDSHVPYKMAATLPTGYLKRLELARCLALKPEIILCDEVFSGLSMSEIASMVPLIERLQMDGITLIMIEHRLRELFRVANRILVLNFGEKLMEGTPEEVMGDERVKEAYFGSEEVEEVMTYA; from the coding sequence ATGAATCGTGAACCGATGCTGGAGGTGCGGGGTGTCACCAAGACCTTTGGGGGAATCCTGGCCTTGAACAATGTCAGTTTCGACCTCTTCCCCGGTGACATCCTGGGAATCATCGGACCGAACGGGTCCGGGAAGACCACCCTCGTCAACTGCATCACGGGGTTTGTCAAGATGACTTCAGGCCGGGTGCGGTTCAAGGGCAGGAACATCACCGGTAAACCGGCCCACAAGATCGCGGATATGGGCATCACCCGGACTTTTCAGATCATGCGGCCCTATTACAGCCTTCCGGCCTATAAAAATCTGGTTATTCCCCTATACTCGCCGCGCGCCAGGAGAACGGGAGGATGGAGAGGCGGAGGGAAACTAGGTGACCGGGATACCGTTGGGATCGACATCCTGGAAGAGATCGGTTTTGAACGGGATTCCCACGTGCCTTACAAGATGGCGGCAACCCTTCCGACGGGATATCTCAAGCGGCTGGAGTTGGCCAGGTGCCTGGCTTTGAAGCCGGAGATCATTCTTTGCGATGAGGTTTTTTCCGGCTTGAGTATGAGCGAAATCGCCAGCATGGTTCCCTTGATCGAACGCCTCCAGATGGACGGCATCACCCTGATCATGATCGAACACCGGCTCAGGGAGCTATTCCGGGTGGCCAACCGGATCCTGGTCCTTAATTTCGGCGAGAAACTCATGGAGGGGACCCCGGAAGAGGTCATGGGAGATGAGCGGGTGAAGGAGGCCTATTTTGGATCCGAGGAAGTGGAGGAGGTCATGACCTATGCTTGA
- a CDS encoding branched-chain amino acid ABC transporter permease produces MSWKELSYLILPRAVLILGMLMLPLVMPGMYWQRVVSIVCIYALLALSFDFLAHFLGLVSLGGAFFIGVGGYLSAILNTQYGLSPLWAIPLATLAGGVVCTILLLPCLPLRGVYFAIISLMFPLAMARIIEALDIFGGTDGIMGIESFANRWFEQYAVILIVLGCLFGLRRLVNLDLGLVFRAVKDNDQAVRASGMSLTRYKAMGVFIASAMGCMAGACLVHIYMWSGISLFALDFSILPIAATVIGGGGTLVGPVLGCFILVPISELLRAFGTLRIVFYALILMGFIVFRSEGLMVFGQRKYHQFERWVKV; encoded by the coding sequence ATGTCCTGGAAAGAATTGTCCTACCTCATTCTGCCCAGGGCGGTGCTGATTTTGGGGATGCTGATGCTCCCCTTGGTCATGCCGGGCATGTACTGGCAAAGGGTTGTTTCCATTGTTTGCATCTATGCGCTCCTGGCTCTCAGTTTCGATTTCCTGGCCCACTTCCTGGGCCTGGTTTCCCTGGGCGGGGCCTTCTTTATCGGCGTTGGAGGGTACCTTTCCGCCATCCTCAATACGCAATATGGACTTTCCCCCCTTTGGGCCATTCCCCTTGCAACCCTTGCAGGAGGTGTCGTCTGTACAATTCTCCTGCTTCCCTGTCTTCCTCTTCGGGGAGTCTACTTCGCCATCATAAGCCTTATGTTCCCCCTTGCCATGGCCCGTATCATCGAGGCCCTGGACATCTTCGGCGGAACGGACGGGATCATGGGAATAGAGAGCTTCGCCAACCGCTGGTTCGAGCAATATGCCGTGATTCTCATCGTTTTGGGATGCCTTTTCGGCCTGAGGCGTTTGGTCAATCTGGACCTGGGATTGGTCTTTCGGGCCGTCAAGGATAACGATCAGGCGGTCCGGGCCTCCGGGATGAGCCTGACCCGTTACAAGGCCATGGGCGTTTTCATCGCCTCGGCCATGGGATGCATGGCTGGGGCCTGCCTAGTGCATATCTACATGTGGTCGGGCATCTCGTTGTTCGCCCTGGATTTTTCCATACTTCCCATCGCGGCCACAGTGATCGGCGGGGGAGGAACCCTGGTAGGTCCTGTTTTGGGATGTTTTATTCTGGTACCCATCTCGGAACTGCTCCGGGCCTTCGGGACCTTGCGGATCGTTTTCTATGCCCTGATTCTCATGGGCTTCATTGTCTTCAGGAGTGAGGGGCTCATGGTCTTCGGGCAGCGCAAGTACCATCAGTTTGAAAGGTGGGTCAAGGTATGA